A single genomic interval of Plantibacter sp. Leaf314 harbors:
- a CDS encoding cell wall metabolism sensor histidine kinase WalK, giving the protein MTDSGGAATVGRRRVPRLLARYLAAGLLLVLASVGGTIWLAQTSEYRYDEQASGSDLMRDEQVMDALTVWAGHHPDWNDVGSTLLVLGQETGRRIAVVGGDGTVIADTAPELPRPARATRLLDPLALRADPVTSELGLPDGIIGPFLLDGTQRAELARQADAVVTCLGEAVGETAVWATGRPVVSGDEDAPDCGRAALETPLPSEQTALDDLRARTNACLLAANAPLITSVELALSPSVAPAGLALRTVPSGDDTAEECLLQARSDQAKATTAPAVTLVLTDERGDARGPLDASPGSIARVAGFIVVLLALLSVAAALIIVPTLRSARRLEAAVERFSAGDRDARAELPAGDDLAGVGAAFDRMSSEVAGHEASRRRLLGDIAHELRSPLTNIRGWVEAADDGLGLDDAALRRLVLDEAGRMERITGDLQLLALAESGDLVLDLRRCDAAVVVRDLAEAYRVRTAASDVALHVQITGPLRLETDPARLRQILDNLLSNALRHTPAGGRIDLDAVVVDGTVRIAVVDTGEGIPAADLPRIFDRLWRGEPSRVRAGRSTGLGLSIARGLAEALGGRLTAHSTLGEGSRFEVSLPATEQHRRGASRAGE; this is encoded by the coding sequence ATGACTGACAGCGGCGGAGCGGCGACGGTGGGGCGCCGACGCGTACCGCGGCTCCTCGCCCGCTATCTCGCGGCCGGGCTCCTGCTCGTGCTGGCCTCGGTGGGCGGCACGATCTGGCTCGCGCAGACGTCGGAGTACCGGTACGACGAGCAGGCGTCCGGCTCCGATCTCATGCGGGACGAGCAGGTGATGGACGCGCTGACGGTCTGGGCCGGGCATCACCCGGATTGGAACGATGTCGGGTCGACGCTGTTGGTCCTCGGTCAGGAGACGGGACGCCGCATCGCCGTGGTCGGCGGCGACGGGACGGTGATCGCGGACACCGCGCCCGAGCTGCCTCGCCCGGCGCGCGCCACCCGGTTGCTCGACCCGCTCGCGCTCCGAGCCGATCCGGTGACGTCCGAGCTGGGGCTGCCCGACGGGATCATCGGGCCGTTCCTGCTCGATGGGACGCAGCGTGCGGAGCTCGCCCGGCAGGCGGATGCGGTGGTGACGTGTCTGGGTGAGGCGGTCGGCGAGACGGCGGTGTGGGCGACCGGCCGACCGGTCGTCTCCGGTGACGAGGATGCCCCGGATTGCGGCCGCGCCGCGCTGGAAACCCCGTTGCCGAGCGAGCAGACCGCCCTCGACGACCTCCGTGCTCGGACGAACGCGTGCCTGCTTGCGGCGAACGCACCGCTGATCACCAGCGTCGAACTCGCCCTGTCGCCGTCGGTCGCCCCCGCGGGACTCGCGCTGCGCACCGTCCCGAGCGGTGACGACACCGCCGAGGAGTGCCTGCTCCAGGCGCGCAGCGATCAGGCGAAGGCCACGACGGCGCCCGCCGTCACCCTGGTGCTCACCGATGAACGCGGCGACGCCCGCGGCCCGCTCGACGCGAGTCCCGGATCGATCGCCCGCGTCGCCGGGTTCATCGTGGTGCTGCTGGCGCTCTTGTCGGTGGCGGCGGCACTCATCATCGTGCCGACCCTGCGGAGCGCGCGTCGGCTCGAGGCTGCTGTCGAGCGGTTCAGTGCCGGCGATCGGGATGCCCGCGCGGAGCTCCCCGCGGGCGACGACCTCGCCGGCGTCGGAGCGGCGTTCGACCGCATGTCGAGTGAGGTCGCCGGACACGAGGCCTCCCGCCGTCGCCTGCTCGGCGACATCGCCCACGAGCTGCGCAGCCCGCTGACGAACATCCGTGGCTGGGTCGAGGCTGCGGATGACGGACTGGGACTCGACGACGCGGCCCTCCGCCGGCTCGTGCTGGATGAGGCGGGGCGGATGGAGCGGATCACCGGCGACCTGCAGCTGCTCGCGTTGGCGGAGTCCGGGGACCTCGTGTTGGACCTGCGGAGGTGCGATGCGGCGGTGGTCGTGCGCGACCTCGCCGAGGCGTACCGGGTGCGCACGGCGGCCTCCGATGTCGCGCTGCACGTCCAGATCACCGGTCCTCTGCGCCTCGAGACCGATCCAGCCCGACTGCGGCAGATCCTCGACAACCTGCTGTCGAACGCCTTGCGGCACACCCCGGCGGGCGGGCGCATCGACCTCGACGCGGTGGTCGTCGACGGTACGGTGCGGATCGCGGTGGTCGACACCGGTGAGGGTATCCCGGCGGCGGACCTGCCACGGATCTTCGACCGGCTGTGGCGTGGCGAGCCGTCGCGGGTCCGCGCCGGACGGAGCACCGGTCTCGGCCTCTCGATCGCCCGCGGCCTCGCCGAGGCGCTGGGGGGCCGCCTCACCGCGCACAGCACCCTCGGCGAGGGCAGCCGTTTCGAGGTCTCACTCCCGGCGACGGAGCAGCACCGACGCGGGGCGTCGCGCGCGGGGGAGTAG
- a CDS encoding ABC transporter permease, translating to MREPRRRLDLRDLLEVGTVGLRTRPLRAVLSTIGIAIGIATLVTVTAVPASSQAALDEQLTALGADLLRADPRAGADGSPVPLPDEALGMLQRIGTVTDAATVGNTHAPVRSNVFRGYPETGLTTLAVRGDLRGVLRTEVTSGRWLDRSDLPTAVLGIDAAERLGLSRLPDRPATIDVGGVAFTVVGVLAETPLSADVQSAVLVDDAAAQRWLGFDGAPTVAYVTGVEASIDALRPVVAATLSPGAGGLVQVSQPSAVLAAKAAARSSFDGLFLALAAVALVIGGIGVANTMFVSVLERRREIGLRRALGAHRGQIQAQFLVEAVTLCALGGATGVVLGLLGTWAWSGLQHWPLVVPVETILSGMAAALVTGAVAGLAPSIRAARQSPTAALAAT from the coding sequence ATGCGTGAGCCCCGCAGACGTCTCGACCTCCGAGACCTCCTGGAGGTCGGCACGGTCGGGCTCCGTACCCGACCGCTTCGTGCCGTGCTCTCGACGATCGGCATCGCCATCGGCATCGCGACCCTCGTGACCGTCACCGCCGTGCCCGCCTCCTCGCAGGCCGCGCTCGACGAGCAGCTCACGGCGCTCGGGGCGGACCTGTTGCGTGCCGATCCCCGTGCCGGCGCCGACGGGTCGCCCGTCCCGCTGCCCGACGAGGCCCTCGGCATGCTGCAGCGCATCGGAACCGTGACCGACGCCGCGACGGTCGGGAACACCCACGCCCCGGTTCGCAGCAACGTGTTCCGCGGGTACCCGGAGACCGGATTGACCACGCTCGCCGTGCGCGGTGACCTCCGAGGGGTGCTGCGGACCGAGGTGACCTCCGGCCGCTGGCTCGATCGGAGCGACCTGCCGACCGCGGTGCTGGGCATCGACGCAGCCGAGCGGTTGGGCCTGTCTCGGCTGCCCGATCGGCCGGCCACGATCGATGTCGGCGGCGTCGCGTTCACCGTCGTCGGTGTGCTCGCAGAGACGCCGCTGTCCGCCGACGTGCAGTCGGCGGTCCTCGTCGACGACGCTGCCGCACAGCGCTGGCTGGGTTTCGACGGCGCACCGACGGTCGCCTACGTCACGGGTGTCGAGGCGTCGATCGACGCCCTGCGTCCCGTCGTCGCCGCCACCCTCTCGCCCGGGGCGGGCGGACTCGTGCAGGTGAGTCAGCCCTCGGCCGTGCTCGCCGCGAAAGCCGCGGCCCGGTCGAGCTTCGACGGCCTGTTCCTCGCACTCGCCGCCGTCGCGCTCGTGATCGGTGGCATCGGCGTCGCGAACACGATGTTCGTCTCCGTGCTGGAACGTCGCCGGGAGATCGGATTGCGGCGAGCGCTCGGCGCACACCGCGGTCAGATCCAGGCGCAGTTCCTCGTGGAGGCGGTCACGCTCTGCGCACTGGGTGGTGCGACGGGCGTGGTGCTCGGTCTGCTCGGCACCTGGGCGTGGAGTGGTCTGCAGCACTGGCCGCTGGTCGTCCCGGTGGAGACGATCCTGTCCGGGATGGCCGCTGCACTGGTGACCGGTGCCGTCGCCGGGCTCGCCCCGTCCATCCGTGCCGCTCGGCAGTCGCCGACCGCGGCCCTCGCCGCGACCTGA
- a CDS encoding ABC transporter ATP-binding protein — MTTPALELEHVSRIHPGGVAALDDVSLRIDAGELAAIVGRSGAGKSTLLNVLGTLDRPTAGVVRIGGVDTRELTDRALSDVRGSSIGFVFQGFHLSDGVTAEQNVVTALLYSGVPRRERRDLACAALERVGLGHRIGHAAQDLSGGERQRVAIARAIVTDPLVVLADEPTGALDTANGERVLGLLERLHDEGTTVVVITHDVELAARLPRRIELRDGRIITDTDTDAHTERMAHA, encoded by the coding sequence ATGACGACGCCGGCGCTCGAACTCGAGCACGTCAGTCGCATCCACCCCGGCGGGGTCGCCGCGCTGGACGACGTCTCCCTGCGGATCGACGCGGGTGAGCTCGCCGCGATCGTCGGGCGCTCCGGCGCCGGCAAGTCGACGTTGCTCAACGTGCTCGGCACGCTCGACCGGCCCACCGCCGGCGTGGTCCGCATCGGCGGTGTCGACACCCGTGAGCTCACGGATCGGGCACTGTCCGACGTGCGGGGGAGCTCGATCGGGTTCGTCTTCCAGGGGTTTCACCTGTCCGACGGCGTGACCGCCGAACAGAACGTCGTCACGGCGCTGCTCTACAGCGGCGTTCCGAGGCGGGAACGCCGCGACCTCGCCTGCGCGGCGCTCGAGCGGGTGGGCCTCGGACACCGGATCGGGCACGCGGCGCAGGACCTCTCCGGCGGCGAACGGCAGCGGGTCGCCATCGCCCGGGCGATCGTGACCGACCCGCTCGTCGTCCTCGCGGACGAACCGACCGGCGCCCTCGACACCGCGAACGGCGAGCGCGTGCTCGGCCTGCTCGAACGGTTGCACGACGAGGGGACCACCGTCGTCGTCATCACCCACGACGTCGAGCTGGCCGCACGGCTGCCGCGTCGGATCGAGCTGCGCGACGGTCGCATCATCACCGACACCGACACCGATGCACACACCGAGAGGATGGCCCATGCGTGA
- a CDS encoding peptidoglycan-binding protein — MTRPRRRTVLIGSLVLCAVLATGAGGATLLLRPAADAAPVEPRAAPATVVVERGELVQTARLDGAVGFGTAEPVTTKADGIITGLPPVGGVLDRGAVALRANERPVAVLIGELPLYRAIDGSGMEGADVSMVASNLMELGYLSRSDPADFETGEAFGEAVRDWQESLGLECTGTLGPADVIVLSAPSRIAAVTARLGDPAGGQPFTVTPMTRVVEASVPAKDAGVIGAGAKATIELPDGRTVGGSIVTVTTTGEGAEAKVRAVVAIDDQAKLDGVDAAAVTVRVATRSVQDVLIVPVAALVALAEGGYALQDERGRLHGVEIGLIADDRVEVSGGGIDAGMTVVSAR; from the coding sequence ATGACGAGGCCGCGACGGCGCACCGTGCTCATCGGTTCGCTCGTCCTCTGCGCCGTCCTCGCGACGGGGGCCGGGGGAGCCACCCTGCTGCTCCGCCCCGCGGCCGATGCGGCTCCGGTCGAGCCGAGGGCCGCACCGGCCACCGTGGTCGTCGAGCGGGGAGAACTCGTCCAGACCGCCCGCCTCGACGGCGCCGTCGGGTTCGGTACCGCGGAACCCGTGACGACGAAGGCCGACGGCATCATCACCGGCCTGCCCCCGGTCGGCGGTGTCCTCGACCGCGGAGCCGTGGCGCTGCGCGCGAACGAGCGACCGGTCGCGGTGCTGATCGGCGAGCTGCCGCTCTATCGCGCGATCGACGGCTCCGGGATGGAGGGGGCGGACGTGAGCATGGTCGCGTCGAACCTCATGGAGCTCGGATACCTCAGCCGGAGTGATCCGGCGGATTTCGAGACCGGGGAGGCGTTCGGCGAAGCCGTGCGGGACTGGCAGGAGTCGCTGGGCCTGGAGTGCACCGGCACGCTGGGACCTGCCGACGTGATCGTCTTGAGTGCGCCGAGTCGTATCGCCGCCGTGACCGCACGCCTCGGCGACCCGGCGGGTGGGCAGCCGTTCACGGTCACGCCCATGACCCGCGTCGTCGAGGCGTCGGTCCCGGCCAAGGATGCGGGCGTCATCGGCGCCGGTGCGAAGGCCACGATCGAGTTGCCCGACGGGCGCACCGTCGGCGGATCCATCGTCACGGTGACCACGACCGGCGAAGGAGCCGAGGCGAAGGTGCGTGCGGTCGTGGCGATCGACGATCAGGCCAAGCTCGACGGCGTCGACGCGGCCGCCGTGACCGTCCGGGTCGCCACCCGCTCCGTGCAGGACGTGCTGATCGTGCCTGTGGCGGCCCTCGTCGCGCTCGCGGAAGGCGGGTACGCCCTGCAGGACGAGCGCGGTCGACTCCACGGGGTCGAGATCGGACTGATCGCGGACGACCGCGTCGAGGTCAGCGGTGGTGGGATCGACGCCGGGATGACCGTGGTGTCGGCACGATGA
- a CDS encoding response regulator transcription factor, translating into MTRVLIVEDDALQSELVRRYLEREGHDVTVLADGAEALAEVRRSTPDLLVLDVMLPGADGLTVCRTLREEEFYLPILLLTARSTENDLLLGLELGADDYLAKPYSPRELVARVRALLRRARRTTPTSTVIAVGDLEIDPDRHQATLGELPLDLTRAEFDLLEEFALHPGIVLSRARLLDRLHGTDRWIGDRTIDTHVKNLRAKIETDPQRPARLVTVYGVGYTLHAG; encoded by the coding sequence GTGACCAGAGTCTTGATCGTCGAGGACGATGCCCTGCAGTCGGAGCTCGTGCGCCGCTACCTCGAACGCGAGGGGCACGACGTGACGGTGCTCGCGGACGGTGCCGAGGCGCTCGCGGAGGTGCGCCGCTCGACGCCGGACCTGCTCGTCCTCGACGTGATGCTCCCCGGCGCCGACGGCCTCACGGTCTGCCGGACGCTGCGCGAGGAGGAGTTCTACCTGCCGATCCTGCTGCTCACCGCCCGCTCGACGGAGAACGACCTGCTGCTCGGGCTCGAGCTCGGCGCCGACGACTACCTCGCGAAGCCGTACAGCCCCCGCGAACTGGTCGCTCGGGTCCGTGCCCTCCTGAGGCGCGCGCGGCGGACGACGCCGACGTCGACGGTCATCGCCGTCGGCGACCTCGAGATCGACCCGGACCGGCATCAAGCCACCCTCGGGGAGCTCCCGCTGGACCTCACACGCGCCGAGTTCGACCTCCTCGAGGAGTTCGCGCTGCATCCCGGCATCGTCCTCAGCCGCGCCCGCCTGCTCGACCGACTCCACGGCACGGATCGCTGGATCGGCGACCGCACCATCGACACCCACGTGAAGAACCTCCGCGCGAAGATCGAGACCGATCCACAGCGCCCGGCCAGGCTGGTCACCGTCTACGGCGTCGGGTACACCCTCCACGCCGGCTGA
- a CDS encoding MarR family winged helix-turn-helix transcriptional regulator yields the protein MDLRTADTASALLAAYDVTARTTESVTPALDELGLTMNTAYALWMVDPDVDALPMKELAARMHCTPQNATFLYGQLEQRGLVERRPDASDGRQRVVSLTARGGTVRASMIEAVLRRSPLNGLTQRELAVVGRLLLKAARSGA from the coding sequence ATGGACCTGAGGACCGCGGACACGGCTTCCGCCCTGCTGGCGGCGTACGACGTCACCGCCCGCACGACGGAGTCGGTGACGCCCGCGCTCGACGAGTTGGGCCTCACCATGAACACCGCCTACGCGTTGTGGATGGTCGACCCCGATGTGGACGCGTTGCCGATGAAGGAGCTCGCCGCACGCATGCACTGCACCCCGCAGAACGCGACGTTCCTCTACGGGCAGCTCGAGCAACGGGGGCTCGTGGAGCGCCGCCCGGACGCCTCGGACGGACGACAGCGCGTCGTCTCCCTGACGGCACGTGGCGGCACGGTCAGGGCGTCGATGATCGAGGCGGTGCTCCGGCGCAGTCCGCTCAACGGCCTCACCCAGCGGGAACTCGCGGTGGTCGGTCGTCTCCTCCTGAAGGCCGCCCGCTCAGGCGCGTAG
- a CDS encoding SDR family NAD(P)-dependent oxidoreductase produces the protein MTTERLDSRVIAVTGATSGVGYFIAEQLAALGAEVIVIGRSPDRARTVIELLPHPHRHHALTADLDDVDTVRSAGAHLAALDRLDALVLNAGVVGPARARRVGPFGVEHTMGVNHLAHAELLRHALPALERTVGARVVHQGSLVAATHPFDRSDWLSERDYRPRIAYTNSKHAVQLFGFELARRLEAQGHSTRSIVVHPGAAIDALTVDRSGVHQRSAFVQAAAAVIGPLFSRIVAGKHEAARSAVLAASTPELPSLAYIGPERREVGTPRVVPAPPISLDPALGAFIWEETERLIGAPILSARS, from the coding sequence ATGACCACTGAACGACTGGACTCCCGCGTCATCGCGGTCACCGGAGCCACCTCGGGCGTGGGGTACTTCATCGCCGAACAGCTGGCCGCGCTCGGGGCCGAGGTCATCGTGATCGGACGATCCCCGGATCGAGCACGCACGGTGATCGAGCTGCTGCCCCACCCGCACCGCCATCACGCCCTGACGGCGGACCTCGACGACGTCGACACCGTCCGCTCGGCGGGAGCGCACCTGGCCGCGCTCGACCGCCTCGACGCACTCGTGCTGAACGCCGGCGTGGTGGGTCCGGCGCGGGCGCGCCGAGTCGGGCCGTTCGGTGTCGAGCACACCATGGGCGTCAACCACCTCGCTCACGCGGAGCTTCTCCGGCACGCCCTGCCCGCGCTCGAGCGAACGGTCGGTGCCCGAGTCGTCCACCAGGGCAGCCTCGTCGCGGCGACCCATCCCTTCGACCGGTCGGACTGGCTCTCCGAGCGTGACTACCGACCCCGCATCGCATACACGAACTCCAAACACGCCGTGCAGCTGTTCGGATTCGAGCTGGCCCGTCGGCTCGAAGCCCAGGGCCACTCGACGCGGTCGATCGTCGTCCATCCCGGAGCCGCCATCGACGCCCTCACCGTCGACCGGTCCGGCGTCCACCAGCGCAGCGCATTCGTCCAGGCCGCAGCCGCCGTGATCGGCCCGCTCTTCTCGCGGATCGTCGCCGGCAAACACGAGGCGGCCCGATCGGCCGTCCTCGCCGCAAGCACTCCCGAGCTCCCGTCCCTGGCGTACATCGGTCCGGAACGGCGCGAGGTCGGAACCCCTCGCGTGGTCCCCGCGCCGCCCATCAGCCTTGATCCGGCACTGGGGGCGTTCATCTGGGAGGAGACCGAGCGGCTCATCGGAGCCCCGATCCTCTCGGCGCGGTCCTGA
- a CDS encoding efflux RND transporter periplasmic adaptor subunit: MMTKKRWMLWGAAGLVAAVAVGSGVVLATATGRAAPAPAAATATAEQTTISATVTGKGSIAAASSASAGFVDGGRVNTISVAVGQTVAAGQELATVDPGPADLALEKAQGALTAAQSALDSARQSAQAGLDALAAAKATLATLAADAPERQTTEATVRDLSAQGPTQRDAVTQAEKGRDDAQRDVTAAQTARDQTTLLAPIAGVVTAVNGTVGTILTAGQSSQANGDGTNTASATASAGLVAIADVSSLRVTASIPEADIATVAVGQTATVTLPVKGAAPIAGTVLAVAPTPQSSTDGVVSYAVAIQLTAPPAGVRLGQTAVVAITVATAEDATVVPAEAVQLTSTTAGTVQVRAATGKTRTVDVTVGISTPTQVQILKGVSRGDTVVIVAPTPVTSTDDGLGGQMPGGGDGSFGGEQ; this comes from the coding sequence ATGATGACCAAGAAGCGATGGATGTTGTGGGGTGCGGCCGGCCTGGTGGCCGCGGTGGCGGTGGGCTCGGGGGTCGTCCTCGCGACCGCGACCGGGCGGGCCGCACCGGCACCCGCCGCCGCGACCGCCACGGCCGAACAGACGACGATCTCCGCGACGGTCACGGGGAAGGGCTCCATCGCCGCGGCGAGCAGCGCCTCCGCCGGGTTCGTCGACGGGGGTCGCGTCAACACGATCTCGGTCGCCGTCGGTCAGACGGTCGCCGCCGGGCAGGAGCTCGCCACGGTCGACCCAGGACCCGCCGACCTGGCCCTGGAGAAGGCACAGGGGGCGCTCACCGCCGCCCAGAGTGCGCTGGACAGCGCCCGGCAGAGCGCGCAAGCCGGGCTCGACGCCCTCGCCGCCGCGAAGGCGACCCTGGCGACCCTCGCGGCCGACGCTCCAGAACGCCAGACCACGGAGGCCACCGTGCGGGACCTGTCCGCCCAGGGGCCGACGCAGCGCGATGCCGTCACGCAGGCGGAGAAAGGTCGCGACGATGCACAACGCGACGTGACCGCCGCGCAGACCGCACGCGACCAGACCACGCTGCTCGCGCCGATCGCCGGCGTCGTCACGGCCGTCAACGGCACCGTCGGGACCATCCTCACCGCCGGTCAGTCGTCGCAGGCGAACGGCGACGGCACGAACACGGCCTCAGCCACCGCATCGGCAGGGCTCGTGGCCATCGCCGACGTGTCGAGCCTCCGGGTGACGGCGTCCATCCCCGAGGCGGACATCGCGACCGTCGCCGTCGGCCAGACGGCCACCGTCACCCTCCCCGTGAAGGGCGCTGCGCCCATCGCCGGTACCGTCCTCGCCGTCGCCCCCACCCCGCAGAGCAGCACCGACGGCGTCGTGAGCTACGCGGTCGCGATCCAGCTGACGGCTCCCCCGGCCGGGGTCCGCCTCGGGCAGACCGCGGTCGTCGCGATCACGGTCGCGACCGCGGAGGACGCCACCGTCGTCCCGGCGGAGGCCGTCCAGCTGACCTCGACCACCGCCGGCACCGTGCAGGTCCGGGCGGCGACGGGCAAGACGAGGACCGTGGACGTGACCGTCGGGATCAGCACGCCGACCCAGGTTCAGATCCTGAAGGGGGTCTCCCGTGGCGACACCGTGGTGATCGTCGCGCCGACACCCGTCACGAGCACCGACGACGGGCTCGGCGGCCAGATGCCCGGCGGCGGCGACGGTTCGTTCGGAGGTGAGCAGTGA
- a CDS encoding ABC transporter ATP-binding protein, whose translation MPAISLDGITRHHRSQDGSTVRALDGIDLTVPSGEFLAIIGPSGAGKSSLLNILGCLDRPTSGRLLINDRLVSTMPSATVADIRNTEIGFVFQAFNLIPALTARGNVELPMVYAGVGRRERRLRATEALDRVGLAAHAERHPNQLSGGQQQRVAVARAIVNDPAFILADEPTGNLDSRSTDDVLGIIEQLHRAGSTVVLITHEDEVAARAERVVTMQDGRIAADEDRRTAITGAVVTS comes from the coding sequence ATGCCCGCGATCTCACTCGACGGCATCACCCGCCACCACCGCAGCCAGGACGGCTCGACGGTCCGGGCGCTGGACGGGATCGACCTGACCGTGCCGTCCGGGGAGTTCCTGGCCATCATCGGTCCCTCGGGCGCCGGTAAGTCGAGCCTGTTGAACATCCTCGGCTGCCTCGACCGGCCGACCTCAGGCCGGCTCCTCATCAACGACCGACTCGTGTCGACCATGCCCTCGGCGACCGTCGCAGACATCCGCAACACCGAGATCGGATTCGTCTTCCAGGCGTTCAATCTGATCCCTGCCCTGACCGCGCGGGGCAACGTCGAACTCCCGATGGTGTACGCGGGTGTCGGGCGTCGTGAGCGCCGACTCCGGGCCACGGAGGCATTGGACCGGGTCGGGCTCGCAGCACATGCCGAGCGGCATCCCAACCAGCTCTCCGGCGGTCAGCAGCAGCGGGTCGCCGTCGCCCGCGCGATCGTCAACGACCCGGCGTTCATCCTCGCCGACGAACCGACCGGCAACCTGGACTCGCGATCGACGGACGACGTGCTCGGCATCATCGAACAGCTGCACCGGGCCGGCTCGACCGTCGTCCTCATCACCCACGAGGACGAGGTCGCCGCCCGAGCGGAGCGCGTCGTGACGATGCAGGACGGCCGGATCGCGGCCGACGAGGATCGACGCACGGCGATCACCGGGGCGGTCGTGACCTCGTGA
- a CDS encoding ABC transporter permease: MRGITGNLTRSILTIVMIVIGVGSVITLVAVGNGASKQVNDQIAALGASAITVSPGFSSTGTGASLQPEDADAIRSSRAATSISSVAPQVSAEKRAVAGSRSVSITVVGTTDAYFTITNAVIAQGRALSASDAIGGGDVTVLDAKSASALFPDGSAVGQTVLVGSTPLRVVGVLADGGAAQQMFGSGRTIYAPIDRVRASITGYGSLSALSVGAVSPAAVGQASAEVRAVLALRHGSVAFDLSTPDQLRSVLGGSATSLNGMLAGVAAISLLVGGIGVTNVMLLTVRERTREIGIRKALGARPLPIAGQFMIEATTLSIVGGALGVGAAFLVTRVPINGIPPVIEPTMVLLAAGLSIGIGIVFGTYPAVRASRMDPVQALRVGV, translated from the coding sequence ATGCGTGGGATCACGGGCAACCTAACGAGGTCGATCCTGACGATCGTCATGATCGTCATCGGCGTCGGTTCCGTCATCACCCTCGTGGCCGTGGGGAACGGTGCGTCGAAACAGGTCAACGACCAGATCGCCGCACTCGGTGCCTCGGCCATCACCGTCTCCCCCGGCTTCTCCTCCACCGGCACCGGCGCCTCGCTGCAACCCGAGGACGCGGATGCGATCCGCTCGAGCCGGGCGGCGACGAGCATCTCGAGCGTCGCCCCGCAGGTCTCCGCGGAGAAACGCGCCGTCGCGGGGAGCCGTTCGGTCTCGATCACCGTCGTCGGGACGACCGACGCGTACTTCACGATCACGAACGCCGTCATCGCCCAGGGTCGGGCACTGAGTGCCTCCGACGCGATCGGCGGTGGTGACGTCACCGTGTTGGACGCGAAGTCAGCGTCGGCGCTGTTCCCGGACGGGAGCGCCGTGGGCCAGACCGTCCTCGTGGGCTCGACACCCCTCCGTGTCGTCGGCGTCCTCGCCGACGGCGGTGCCGCGCAGCAGATGTTCGGCTCCGGCCGAACCATCTACGCCCCGATCGACCGCGTCCGCGCCTCCATCACCGGCTACGGCTCCTTGAGCGCCCTCTCGGTGGGCGCCGTGTCCCCGGCCGCCGTCGGCCAGGCTTCCGCCGAGGTCCGCGCCGTCCTCGCTCTCCGGCACGGCTCCGTCGCGTTCGACCTCTCCACACCGGACCAGCTCCGCTCCGTCCTCGGCGGTTCGGCCACGAGTCTCAACGGGATGCTCGCGGGCGTCGCCGCCATCAGCCTGCTGGTCGGTGGGATCGGGGTGACGAACGTGATGCTCCTCACCGTCCGTGAGCGGACCAGGGAGATCGGCATCCGCAAGGCACTCGGCGCCCGTCCGCTCCCGATCGCCGGCCAGTTCATGATCGAGGCCACCACGTTGAGCATCGTCGGAGGGGCTCTCGGCGTCGGAGCCGCGTTCCTCGTCACCCGCGTCCCGATCAACGGCATCCCGCCCGTGATCGAACCGACGATGGTCCTCCTCGCCGCCGGACTGTCGATCGGGATCGGCATCGTCTTCGGGACCTATCCCGCGGTCAGAGCGTCGCGGATGGACCCGGTACAGGCCCTCCGGGTCGGCGTGTGA